A single region of the Schizosaccharomyces osmophilus chromosome 3, complete sequence genome encodes:
- the tcb2 gene encoding tricalbin, C2 domain protein (phospholipid binding) ER-plasma membrane tethering protein Tcb2, whose protein sequence is MASKQTEREHHPAGDPYSSRRPIPTIPRFFRERKERAEKREKQQAEKHRKESSQEELFDPITQRNVEISDINYNYQKSYKDPNYTVPNQSIQAGLSAGDEPYLNSTQSPSTYKQHQDDLAPPEAHDNITRDVPISDEKTNILFFPTPAVDLSYISREIKQKTNQYTLFCFLFTLLVTWVVSHSILLSIIFPIAASCSIFLWMDHVHTVGQAAEWGSEQKRGEYALLNLIPESAEWMNHLLEKVWDLINPELFSSMIDQIEDVMQASIPSFIENVRIASFHQGSHPVRVISIRSLPADETRKTFRDQEPSQNENKDEPQQKAKRFYNLEVCAAYHAMPVESNTTTAHASNIHLRVVFYPGIKGTIGIPLPIWVEMKGFVARIRLRCELMPEIPFLKNVTFSLMGLPQINVAAVPVAENGLNVLGLPLISKFVNDSIAAAANEYVSPKNMTLDMSKILLGDDIKKETNALGVLYIYIEKAEGLSKQDVNGLSDAYITIGYYKFGKPLYCTRVIKQDLNPMWKEHAVIPVFPEHIKAGEKVSVELWDSDRFSPDDVVGRTKLDLHVLLQNPEKMMDRCDTLTGISEETSLPGHIYYSIGYFSKADFREELRTGGHDISIPRSIREDPDFQRPQGTLSDKEEDAVVHTPPDSEYPCGILSFTIHQAVNLEISHPKGTYGKVKGTYNTSPPQEVGDVKSEEGGDLPSSYVCVDMNDALTYKTRTKVYSSNPIYNAGSEKFVKDWRNAIICFTVRNFRLREHDSILGTVNIPLAKTLTSFSQLTKWYPIEGGIGFGSIRLSILFRSVKLQIPRNLSGWDIGTLAFIDTKLIAEGVDSVSKVNFSYVRINAGMRKSSTKYVTSESPGRVSWMVRGYNLAIPLKHRYGSALVFEFRNHLRRKNNVYAILWLSDLVDNEETTVRIPIFVSTKPAHILQNTVNIEHPDEFSQLEILGYLTTTVSFRRGLGIAHENLISTDDEGASFETFMSLRSQGKRKGYVRDMSNPVYDSSSNHEDEHPVSKLSTMETADENTENETEESPNQSALSYSNQMNGDEQNGVEQTVTLDGINQQSASGPTRDLNHEEQIFQREFISLGQAANGQTGNQSGNHKPSSNQTNYPTHNNGTNEGKDNSGSQVIDDEDAETLDSEISGDEQERKQLHRDDNELERRMHRGIYNYKAVRTGNWVKDGAKMRLRSLKKRFSLDGREPDVETEIAR, encoded by the coding sequence ATGGCATCCAAACAAACAGAACGTGAGCATCACCCAGCAGGTGATCCTTATTCTTCTCGTCGTCCTATTCCTACTATTCCAAGGTTCTTTcgtgaaagaaaagaacgtGCGGAAAAACGAGAAAAACAACAGGCTGAAAAGCATCGAAAGGAATCTAGTCAAGAAGAACTTTTTGACCCTATCACTCAACGAAATGTAGAAATTTCGGATATTAACTATAATTACCAAAAGTCATATAAAGATCCAAATTACACGGTACCCAACCAGTCTATTCAGGCTGGATTATCCGCTGGTGACGAGCCTTATTTAAACTCAACTCAATCACCATCGACATACAAACAACACCAGGATGATCTTGCACCGCCTGAGGCACATGATAATATAACTCGAGATGTCCCTATTAGCGATGAAAAAACCAATATCCTCTTCTTTCCTACGCCAGCGGTGGATCTATCGTACATCTCAAGAGAAATCAAGCAGAAAACGAACCAGTACACactattttgtttcctttttactCTACTCGTTACCTGGGTTGTTTCGCATTCCATCCTACTTTCTATCATCTTTCCCATCGCCGCCTCTTGTTCCATCTTTTTATGGATGGATCATGTTCACACGGTTGGACAGGCTGCCGAATGGGGCTCTGAACAGAAACGTGGCGAGTATGCCCTTCTCAATCTCATACCTGAAAGTGCCGAATGGATGAACCATCTGTTGGAGAAAGTCTGGGATCTCATCAACCCAGAACTTTTCTCCTCCATGATCGATCAAATCGAAGACGTTATGCAAGCTTCCATTCCTTCTTTCATCGAAAACGTTCGTATCGCGTCTTTTCACCAAGGCTCTCATCCAGTACGTGTTATCTCTATTCGCTCGTTACCCGCAGACGAAACCCGGAAAACATTTAGAGATCAAGAACCATcccaaaatgaaaataaggaCGAGCCGCAACAGAAGGCAAAAAGATTTTACAATCTCGAAGTTTGTGCCGCCTATCATGCGATGCCGGTCGAATCTAATACTACTACAGCCCATGCTTCCAATATTCATCTGCGCGTTGTTTTCTATCCTGGTATCAAAGGTACAATTGGTATTCCTCTTCCCATCTGGGTTGAAATGAAAGGCTTTGTAGCCAGAATTCGTCTTCGTTGTGAGCTCATGCCTGAAATCCCGTTCTTGAAGAATGTCACCTTTTCACTAATGGGCCTTCCTCAGATCAATGTTGCCGCAGTTCCAGTTGCCGAAAATGGTCTTAATGTCTTAGGGCTTCCTTTAATCTCCAAATTTGTTAACGACTCAATAGCAGCAGCTGCTAACGAGTATGTCAGTCCCAAGAACATGACATTGGATATGTCAAAGATCCTTTTAGGTGACGAtattaaaaaggaaacgaaTGCCCTTGGTGtcctttatatttatatcgAGAAGGCGGAGGGCCTAAGCAAACAAGATGTCAATGGACTTTCCGACGCTTATATCACTATTGGTTATTACAAATTTGGTAAACCACTATATTGTACTCGAGTCATAAAGCAAGATTTAAATCCCATGTGGAAGGAACATGCTGTAATTCCCGTATTTCCAGAACATATTAAAGCAGGCGAAAAAGTGTCAGTTGAGCTCTGGGATAGTGATCGCTTTAGTCCCGATGATGTTGTTGGTCGTACCAAACTAGACTTGCATGTTTTATTGCAGAACCCTGAAAAGATGATGGATCGTTGTGATACGCTTACTGGCATTAGCGAGGAGACATCTCTTCCCGGACACATATACTATTCTATCggttatttttcaaaagcagaTTTTAGAGAAGAACTGAGAACTGGCGGGCATGATATTTCCATTCCGCGCTCTATACGAGAAGATCCTGATTTCCAACGTCCTCAGGGAACTCTGAGTgataaagaagaagatgctgTAGTTCACACTCCTCCAGATTCAGAGTACCCATGCGGCATCTTGTCATTCACTATTCATCAGGCCGTCAACTTGGAAATTAGTCATCCTAAGGGTACATATGGAAAGGTTAAAGGAACTTACAATACTTCTCCACCTCAAGAAGTAGGGGATGTGAAGTCAGAAGAGGGTGGTGATTTACCTTCATCATATGTCTGTGTCGATATGAACGATGCGCTGACTTATAAAACGAGAACAAAGGTTTATTCTTCAAACCCTATCTACAATGCAGGAAGTGAGAAATTTGTTAAAGACTGGAGAAATGCGATAATTTGCTTTACCGTTCGAAACTTTCGACTTCGTGAACACGATTCTATTTTGGGTACTGTAAACATCCCGCTTGCTAAAACATTGACGAGCTTTTCCCAGCTCACAAAATGGTACCCAATTGAAGGAGGAATTGGATTTGGAAGCATTCGTTTGTCTATTCTATTCAGGAGCGTAAAGCTTCAGATTCCACGAAACTTATCGGGATGGGATATTGGGACCCTTGCATTTATTGACACAAAATTGATTGCTGAAGGTGTTGATAGCGTCTCAAAGGTTAACTTCTCCTATGTAAGGATTAACGCTGGCATGCGAAAAAGCAGTACAAAATATGTAACTTCGGAATCTCCGGGACGAGTTTCTTGGATGGTTCGCGGATATAATTTGGCTATACCTCTCAAACATCGTTACGGCAGCGCTTTGGTTTTCGAATTTCGCAATCATCTTCgcagaaaaaacaatgtttATGCTATTCTATGGCTTTCAGATCTTGTGGACAACGAGGAGACAACTGTGCGTATTCCCATCTTTGTTAGTACCAAACCTGCGCATATCTTACAAAACACTGTCAACATTGAGCATCCAGACGAATTTTCACAATTAGAAATTCTTGGCTATCTGACAACTACTGTGAGTTTTCGACGTGGGTTGGGCATTGCTCACGAAAATCTCATTAGTACTGATGATGAAGGTGCCAGTTTCGAGACGTTTATGAGCTTGCGTTCTCaaggaaaacgaaaaggaTATGTGAGGGACATGAGCAATCCGGTATACGATAGCTCATCTAACCACGAGGATGAGCATCCTGTATCAAAATTAAGTACTATGGAAACAGCAGATGAAAATACTGAAAACGAAACGGAAGAAAGTCCAAATCAGTCAGCGCTGTCGTACTCAAATCAAATGAACGGAGATGAACAGAATGGTGTAGAACAGACCGTTACCCTTGATGGAATTAATCAACAAAGTGCCAGTGGTCCCACCCGTGACCTGAACCATGAAGAGCAGATTTTTCAGCGTGAATTCATCTCACTTGGCCAAGCAGCAAATGGCCAAACAGGTAACCAAAGTGGTAATCATAAGCCATCCTcaaatcaaacaaattatCCTACACATAATAATGGAACAAACGAGGGAAAGGACAACAGTGGCTCTCAAGTCATTGACGACGAAGATGCCGAGACGCTGGATAGTGAAATATCAGGTGATGAGCAGGAACGTAAGCAACTTCATAGGGACGACAATGAGCTGGAGCGTCGTATGCATCGTGGAATCTATAACTACAAGGCAGTACGTACCGGCAACTGGGTTAAAGATGGTGCAAAAATGAGGTTGAGAAGTCTGAAAAAGCGCTTTAGCTTAGATGGACGTGAGCCAGATGTGGAGACAGAAATCGCAagataa